In Corylus avellana chromosome ca2, CavTom2PMs-1.0, the following proteins share a genomic window:
- the LOC132168508 gene encoding DNA polymerase eta isoform X7, whose translation MRGDEAKQVCPQIQLVKVPVARGKADLNTYRNAGSEVVSVLARKGRCERASIDEVYLDLTDAAETMLAENPPESLEVIDEEAVKSHILGLNNEDGNDAKENVREWLCRSDADRRDKLLACGALIVAELRMQVLRETEFTCSAGVAHNKMLAKHASAMNKPAQQTVVPFSSVKGLLESLPIKKMKQLGGKLGTALQSDLGVNTVGDLLQFSEEKLQEHYGINTGTWLWNIARGISREEVQGRLLPKSHGSGKTFPGPRALKTISSVQHWLNELCEELGERLRSDLDQNKRIAHTLTLHARAYKSNDSDSHKKFPSKSCPLRYGTVKIQEDALNLFQAGLREYVGSYKSKTQGSQYNGWGITSLSVSASKIVAIPSGTSSIMKYFHGQYSSNSLSKQSQDNFIHDAAPLSPSGSESYSDLILTEPQIEFHGEETKIKYDVTSLDEQEDKKNIWKEQDPSCLSPQRMQNGIIQETPQSLPSGICLGGASGLEIISQSEQQREIPEEEPGVKYSVPSFDQVVQKRNTSKEKGATSILRFFKSCDPSCSSRKQEHVEAVQNVEAASSVGFQSTSSIRSDPNQVEPKEIVLEVTGTNSSRSSSAHIEQQREAWGYKVDEIDPSVVDELPPDIQEEVRAWIRPHKRPNVVKRGSSIAHYFLPAKNR comes from the exons ATGCGAGGAGATGAGGCAAAGCAAGTCTGCCCACAAATTCAGTTGGTCAAAGTCCCGGTCGCTCGTGGTAAAGCTGATCTGAACACTTACCGCAATGCGGGTTCAGAG GTGGTTTCTGTTCTTGCAAGGAAGGGTCGATGTGAGAGGGCTTCTATTGATGAAGTGTATCTTGACCTTACTGATGCAGCAGAAACAATGTTAGCAGAAAATCCTCCAGAGAGCTTGGAAGTAATTGATGAGGAAGCTGTTAAGTCACACATTTTGGGACTTAATAATGAG GATGGAAATGATGCCAAAGAAAATGTGAGGGAATGGCTTTGTAGGAGTGATGCTGATCGCCGTGATAAGCTACTGGCTTGTGGGGCCTTGATTGTTGCAGAACTTAGGATGCAAGTGTTGAGGGAGACTGAATTTACATGTTCTGCTGGCGTTGCTCATAATAAG ATGCTGGCCAAACATGCAAGTGCTATGAATAAACCTGCACAACAAACTGTTGTTCCCTTCTCATCTGTGAAAGGATTACTTGAGTCTTTGCCAATTAAGAAAAT GAAACAGCTTGGAGGAAAGCTTGGAACTGCTTTACAAAGTGACTTGGGTGTGAACACTGTTGGTGATCTGCTGCAATTTTCAGAAGAGAAGCTACAAGAGCATTATGGCATCAACACAGG TACTTGGTTATGGAATATTGCAAGAGGAATCAGTAGGGAAGAAGTTCAGGGGCGCCTTCTTCCCAAGAGTCATGGTTCTGGGAAGACATTTCCTGGTCCTCGGGCTCTGAAGACAATTTCTTCT GTTCAACACTGGCTCAATGAACTTTGTGAAGAACTTGGTGAACGCCTTCGCTCCGACTTGGATCAAAATAAACGGATTGCTCACACACTAACTCTGCATGCTAGAGCATACAAA TCCAATGACTCAGATTCACATAAGAAGTTCCCTTCCAAGTCTTGTCCCCTAAGGTATGGGACTgtcaagatccaagaagatgcCCTCAACTTATTTCAAGCTGGACTACGTGAATATGTGGGCTCATACAAATCTAAGACTCAAGGAAGTCAATACAATGGTTGGGGTATAACATCCCTTTCTGTTTCAGCGAGTAAAATCGTTGCCATACCATCT GGAACATCTTCAATTATGAAATACTTTCATGGCCAGTACTCATCCAACTCTTTGTCAAAGCAATCACAGGATAACTTCATCCATGATGCTGCACCCTTGTCACCCTCAG GAAGTGAAAGCTATTCGGATTTGATTTTAACTGAGCCACAGATTGAGTTCCATGGAGAAGAAACTAAGATTAAGTATGATGTTACTAGTCTGGATGAACAGGAAGACAAAAAGAATATTTGGAAAGAACAG GATCCATCTTGTTTGTCACCACAACGGATGCAAAATGGTATTATCCAAGAAACTCCGCAGTCGTTGCCTTCAG GTATTTGTCTAGGAGGTGCAAGTGGTTTAGAGATTATAAGTCAAAGTGAGCAACAAAGAGAAATCCCTGAGGAAGAACCTGGGGTTAAATATTCCGTGCCTAGTTTTGATCAAGTTGTGCAGAAAAGAAACACATCAAAAGAGAAG GGAGCAACTTCAATATTGAGGTTCTTTAAGAGTTGTGATCCCTCTTGTTCCTCAAGGAAGCAGGAGCATGTTGAAGCTGTCCAAAATGTTGAAGCAGCATCATCTGTCG GCTTTCAGTCTACAAGTAGTATACGATCAGACCCAAATCAAGTCGAACCAAAAGAAATTGTTCTTGAGGTGACCGGGACTAACAGTAGCAGGTCTAGTTCAGCTCATATTGAACAACAAAGGGAAGCATGGGGTTACAAAGTTGATGAGATTGATCCCTCTGTGGTTGATGAATTACCACCAGATATTCAGGAAGAAGTTCGGGCCTGGATCAGGCCTCATAAGCGGCCTAATGTAGTCAAAAGGGGCTCCAGTATAGCTCATTATTTCTTACCAGCCAAAAATAGATGA
- the LOC132168508 gene encoding DNA polymerase eta isoform X1: MSSCGCLMLVVAQNYSRTPANYYVLFFVVEQRKQPNLRGLPSAVVQYNSWKGGGLIAVSYEARKYGVKRSMRGDEAKQVCPQIQLVKVPVARGKADLNTYRNAGSEVVSVLARKGRCERASIDEVYLDLTDAAETMLAENPPESLEVIDEEAVKSHILGLNNEDGNDAKENVREWLCRSDADRRDKLLACGALIVAELRMQVLRETEFTCSAGVAHNKMLAKHASAMNKPAQQTVVPFSSVKGLLESLPIKKMKQLGGKLGTALQSDLGVNTVGDLLQFSEEKLQEHYGINTGTWLWNIARGISREEVQGRLLPKSHGSGKTFPGPRALKTISSVQHWLNELCEELGERLRSDLDQNKRIAHTLTLHARAYKSNDSDSHKKFPSKSCPLRYGTVKIQEDALNLFQAGLREYVGSYKSKTQGSQYNGWGITSLSVSASKIVAIPSGTSSIMKYFHGQYSSNSLSKQSQDNFIHDAAPLSPSGSESYSDLILTEPQIEFHGEETKIKYDVTSLDEQEDKKNIWKEQDPSCLSPQRMQNGIIQETPQSLPSGICLGGASGLEIISQSEQQREIPEEEPGVKYSVPSFDQVVQKRNTSKEKGATSILRFFKSCDPSCSSRKQEHVEAVQNVEAASSVGFQSTSSIRSDPNQVEPKEIVLEVTGTNSSRSSSAHIEQQREAWGYKVDEIDPSVVDELPPDIQEEVRAWIRPHKRPNVVKRGSSIAHYFLPAKNR; the protein is encoded by the exons ATGTCCTCTTGTGGTTGCCTTATGTTAGTAGTGGCACAAAATTATAGTCGTACCCCGGCTAACTACTATGTGTTATTCTTTGTAGTGGAGCAGCGGAAACAGCCCAATTTAAGAGGTTTACCCTCTGCTGTGGTACAATATAACTCCTGGAAAGGTGGGGGCTTGATTGCTGTTAGCTATGAGGCCCGTAAATATGGTGTGAAGCG TTCAATGCGAGGAGATGAGGCAAAGCAAGTCTGCCCACAAATTCAGTTGGTCAAAGTCCCGGTCGCTCGTGGTAAAGCTGATCTGAACACTTACCGCAATGCGGGTTCAGAG GTGGTTTCTGTTCTTGCAAGGAAGGGTCGATGTGAGAGGGCTTCTATTGATGAAGTGTATCTTGACCTTACTGATGCAGCAGAAACAATGTTAGCAGAAAATCCTCCAGAGAGCTTGGAAGTAATTGATGAGGAAGCTGTTAAGTCACACATTTTGGGACTTAATAATGAG GATGGAAATGATGCCAAAGAAAATGTGAGGGAATGGCTTTGTAGGAGTGATGCTGATCGCCGTGATAAGCTACTGGCTTGTGGGGCCTTGATTGTTGCAGAACTTAGGATGCAAGTGTTGAGGGAGACTGAATTTACATGTTCTGCTGGCGTTGCTCATAATAAG ATGCTGGCCAAACATGCAAGTGCTATGAATAAACCTGCACAACAAACTGTTGTTCCCTTCTCATCTGTGAAAGGATTACTTGAGTCTTTGCCAATTAAGAAAAT GAAACAGCTTGGAGGAAAGCTTGGAACTGCTTTACAAAGTGACTTGGGTGTGAACACTGTTGGTGATCTGCTGCAATTTTCAGAAGAGAAGCTACAAGAGCATTATGGCATCAACACAGG TACTTGGTTATGGAATATTGCAAGAGGAATCAGTAGGGAAGAAGTTCAGGGGCGCCTTCTTCCCAAGAGTCATGGTTCTGGGAAGACATTTCCTGGTCCTCGGGCTCTGAAGACAATTTCTTCT GTTCAACACTGGCTCAATGAACTTTGTGAAGAACTTGGTGAACGCCTTCGCTCCGACTTGGATCAAAATAAACGGATTGCTCACACACTAACTCTGCATGCTAGAGCATACAAA TCCAATGACTCAGATTCACATAAGAAGTTCCCTTCCAAGTCTTGTCCCCTAAGGTATGGGACTgtcaagatccaagaagatgcCCTCAACTTATTTCAAGCTGGACTACGTGAATATGTGGGCTCATACAAATCTAAGACTCAAGGAAGTCAATACAATGGTTGGGGTATAACATCCCTTTCTGTTTCAGCGAGTAAAATCGTTGCCATACCATCT GGAACATCTTCAATTATGAAATACTTTCATGGCCAGTACTCATCCAACTCTTTGTCAAAGCAATCACAGGATAACTTCATCCATGATGCTGCACCCTTGTCACCCTCAG GAAGTGAAAGCTATTCGGATTTGATTTTAACTGAGCCACAGATTGAGTTCCATGGAGAAGAAACTAAGATTAAGTATGATGTTACTAGTCTGGATGAACAGGAAGACAAAAAGAATATTTGGAAAGAACAG GATCCATCTTGTTTGTCACCACAACGGATGCAAAATGGTATTATCCAAGAAACTCCGCAGTCGTTGCCTTCAG GTATTTGTCTAGGAGGTGCAAGTGGTTTAGAGATTATAAGTCAAAGTGAGCAACAAAGAGAAATCCCTGAGGAAGAACCTGGGGTTAAATATTCCGTGCCTAGTTTTGATCAAGTTGTGCAGAAAAGAAACACATCAAAAGAGAAG GGAGCAACTTCAATATTGAGGTTCTTTAAGAGTTGTGATCCCTCTTGTTCCTCAAGGAAGCAGGAGCATGTTGAAGCTGTCCAAAATGTTGAAGCAGCATCATCTGTCG GCTTTCAGTCTACAAGTAGTATACGATCAGACCCAAATCAAGTCGAACCAAAAGAAATTGTTCTTGAGGTGACCGGGACTAACAGTAGCAGGTCTAGTTCAGCTCATATTGAACAACAAAGGGAAGCATGGGGTTACAAAGTTGATGAGATTGATCCCTCTGTGGTTGATGAATTACCACCAGATATTCAGGAAGAAGTTCGGGCCTGGATCAGGCCTCATAAGCGGCCTAATGTAGTCAAAAGGGGCTCCAGTATAGCTCATTATTTCTTACCAGCCAAAAATAGATGA